The Pedosphaera parvula Ellin514 sequence GACCTCAATCCCTCAGCCAAAAACTGAAACTTCTCACAGCTTCGTCCTTCAATTAAAGCGAACGAAACCAGATGATCAATGGCCTGATAACGATTGCCGTTCCGCACGGCCCGCATCAAACCAGTGATCCAAGGACTGGGATAAGGCTGGCTGAAAGGGATGCCCCGCTTTTTCAAGAGATTCAAAACGAGTTGGAAATGCTGCAATTCTTCAATCGCGATGGCGTTCAATTCGTCCACCCGGTCATACAGGTCACGATACTTTTCGAGGTTCAAGGCCGAGGTCGCCGCCTTGCGCTCCAAATGAGCGTGGTCGACCAGGATGGCGGGCAAATTAGCCTTCACCATGGGCAACCAATCTGCCGAAACCTTTTCACGAAACAAAAGCATGGGAAATGTTTAACTTCAGTCCCAGGACGTGCAAGGGCTAAAGTGATTAATTAACTTTCTGATGGGCGGCAAGCGCAGCATCGGCATCTTCATCCACCGCCGTTGGCCAAACGGCATCTTTTCCCAACCACAAATCCTTACCACCACCAACACCACCATCATCTCTTCCATCCTCACCTACGGAATAAAGCACGCAGTGGCCATCGGGACTGAATCGATAACAAACTGGCTTGCCACTCATCGGATCAATGGGCACTTCGGAAAGGATTCCTGGAGTGAGTAACTTCAATTCATTTGGCCATGCACCATGGCCAAGTTGATAACGCTTGAGGGCAATGGCTGTGATCGTCAGACGACGTAACGTTTCCGCGTGGACAACGAGCTCCATCGCCCGGGAATAGTTTGGGTTCGCCAATTCACTAAAGCGGTAGCGGTGAAATTTATCCCTGGCAAAAGTCTTGTCTGTTTCATGGACCTGATTGGTGACAATCACTTTTACTGTTGGCCAAGGAACGCTGGACTTCAACATTCTCGCGGAATCCAGGACGTTTTGCATGCTCTTCAGATAAAACAGACCATCGTCATCCGAACTGGTCATTTTATACAAAGGAAAGACTATGTGATCATCCCAAACCTCGCTCCAGTCGATTGGGGCAGGAGGAACATTGGAGCCCGCAACTGTCGAGAAGGCAAATAATCTCCTTACATTCGCGCCACTGTAGGTTTGCAGCATTGTCAGCATTTCATAACCGTAGGCTCGCTCTCCTAAAAAGCCCTTTTCCAGGGCGGCAAAGAGATCAATTTCCTGCCACTCCCGCTGCAAACGTGAAAGCATCTCCTCATTCAGATCAGGGGATTGCATAAGTTCCCAGGTCGCGAACAATCCTAAATTCGCGATGGCATTACGCATCATTTGAACTGGAAGTGTCGGTTCGTCTTTGTTGAGGCTTATAAGTGCAATAATTTCCTCAACGTCTTCCAGGGCTGCAGCCGGGTGTCCGTGATGAAGATTTTCCATCTCATCCGCCAGAAAACTCTGAGCAACATGACGTTCCAACGGAATATTGAGTTTGGGCGTATTAAGAAAATTGGTGTGGGGACCAAGGTCTGGCGAAGGATTTTTCAAAGCCCGCCTAAATAATTCCAGGTTCGTTGCCTGTTGCTTGTTCTGTTCTTCAAGTGCCTTCCATGTTGCGTCGCTCGAGTTTGCTTTATTGGTAGACATCCCTTCCCAATGCAAATCTCCCTTCCAGCCGATGCGGGCCTTCCCGTCATCGACAAACTTCATTACTTCAGGGACGATGAACGTACCTGCAGCTATATTCGTAGCGAAAAAATTCCTGGATACAATGTGTTCCGGATTGGTTGAGCAAACCGGGAACAGTTCCGACCCGGCAAGCTTTTCTCCTTTAATCCTTAGTTCGGCCAGGTATCGACGCAAGGTTGCTTTGGTACTGGTGCGCTGAACGACGAACGCCAGGACGACAAGCATTACCAAAGCCAGCAGAACGTATCCGAATTGTTTTCTCATTCGTATTTTTGCCGTTATTGCAGCAAAAATGTCATAAAAACAAGAGGTGTGAAACCCAAAACCTATTAGTATTGCATTTTTCCGTCAAAAGGGTTGGATGACCCCATGTTTCCATATGTCGCGTTAAGCAAAGATAAGAAGTGGATGCCTGGCCCATACTCCGGTGTCGAATTGATGGTGCTCCACAAGAACGAGCAAACCGGCGGTGTCACGGTACTCCGCAAGTTTGCCGCGGGAACAACGGTTCCCGCGCACGTTCATCCGCAGGCGAATGAAACCGCTTTTATTCTATCGGGTGAATGGGAGGAATCAGGAGTTGTTTACAGTCAGGGGACCTGTTTTTTCGCGCCGAAGGGTGAACAACACGGGCCGCACATCGCCCTGACCGAAGTCATCAGCCTGACTGCCTTTGATGGTCCGTTGACGGTGGTTTAAAAATGAGCTCACGGCCGTAGGTAAATCGCCACCCGGGAAGTGGGGGTGCCAGCAAAGCCCTTTCAGCCTTAATTAAGGTCGATAACCTTCCATCAACTTCAGCATTTGTTTGACGGCCGTCTCCAATCCCACAGTAATGGCGCGACTGATGACGCTGTGCCCAATGTTGAGTTCCACGAGATGCGGCACGGTGTGGAGCAACGGCAGGTTCTCGTAATTCAAACCATGCCCGGCGTTGACTTGAATTCCCAGTGCGTGCGCCTGCTTTGCGGCGGTGATAAGGCGTGCAAGTTCCAGGTTTCGCTCGACCTTTTGATTAAAATGTTCCGCGAATGCGCCCGTGTGCAGTTCAATAAATTGAGCTCCAACCCTTGAGGCTGCCTGGACCTGAGCCGGTTCGGCGGCAATAAACAGGCTTACCTCAATGCCGGCATCGGTCATTCGCTTGCGGGTTTCAGTGAGCGACTGCAGGTTTCCAACCACGTCCAACCCACCCTCAGTGGTTACCTCCTGACGCTTTTCGGGCACCAGACAAACAATTTCGGGTTTCAATTTAAGCGCGATCTCCACTATCTCTGGAGCATTCGCCATTTCCAGATTGAGCCGTGTCTTGATGGCCTTGCGAAGGTTCCAAACATCGCGATCCTGAATATGGCGGCGATCCTCGCGCAGATGGGCGGTAATTCCGTGAGCTCCTGCTGATTCAGAAATCAGCGCGGCCGAAATGGGATCCGGCTCACCTTGCCCCGTCCCCCGGTAGCGGGCTTCGCGCAACGTGGCCACATGATCAATATTTACGCCCAGTTTAAGCATTTTATTGTTTGGTGGCGGAATTCGTATCGGGAACTGGCATGAGTTGCGGAACGGCAACTGGTCCGTTGGTTGACCTGTTCTTAAGATTTGGCCGAACTCGTTCGATTTGGGCGTTGATGGGAAAATTGGGGGATGCAACCCAACGTTTAAGAAGGGTCAACTCCAACGCCGATAATCCGATGGACGCATTGCGTACAAAAGTCAACTCAGTGGGCGAGGTAACGGTGCCCACGGTCCCACAATTGCCCAGTTTCGGTGCCATGACATCGAGCCATTTTTGCACCAGTGCATTGGGCCCAACGAACGCCTTGCCTGACAATATGCAGTAAAAATCACTCAATCCACGGAGCTGGGGCAAACGTTCACCAGTAACTTCCCAATCATAGTAAAACAGATTCGTCTTGCTCATAATTTGAGTCAGGATCTCGGTTGGCAGGGGATCTTTTACCGCTGGATTGGGAAAAACCTCAAGTCTGAGAAAGTCACCTGAAGGGGCGCTGTAAAGTTTCAAATTAGGCGAGAGCATCGGCAGACCAGCCCAAAGAATTTGGTTTTGATTTGTCTTCCATAATAGTTGTCCAATGTGCTTTTGCTCCAGGAATGGATTATACCTCGAAAGGAGAAGAGGCCCTAACTGTTGCATCAAGTTTGTGCCGTTCTGAACCGGTGCAATGATGGAGGTTTCAAGCGGAACTTTATCCATTGCCCAGCCAAAGTATTGATTGGGTATTGTGTCCAGATTCAAAGCCTGTGTTTGCGGGAACTGCTTCAACCATGGACCAATTCCACGGACCCCAAGGAAAAAGATCAATGGATCATGAATGAGGTTGGTAGGCACCTGCCACGGATCTAAAGTCATGTTTAAAGGTTCCGCAAAATCCATTTTCACACTGGTTCGGAAATAGTCCTTGTGGTTGGCGAGTGTAATATCAGTGATTGGAAATTTGACCGGCAGGTTCGTGGGCTGATAAACATTCAAGGCTGGACCATTCACCCATGCGTGCAGCAAGGAATCCTTTTCGACATCCACCGGACGACCGTTGCTTTTAATCTTCTCCAGCATTCCAGGCAACAGCTGAATCTGGTCCTGTCCCCAGCCGAAAACTACCCAGTCGCCAGCCCGGATCAGGCGGATGACGTTGGGGTCCTTATGCTTCTTGAGCTCCCATCCCTTGTAACCATTCACTTCAATGTCGATTGTGGACAAGTGAGTCCAGCTTTTTAATACCGTGGCGATATTGGTGCGCCAAACTTCAGCGCGCGCATTGTCCAGCTGGACGGCGATCAGCATTTCCGGAATAACCTTGGTCATGGCGCGCATTTCGGTGTACGATTCAGCGCGGAGAACATCCTCCACCAAAGGTCGTATGAGTTCGGCTGAGGGCTTGGCGTTGTTATCGAATTTATCCTTAAAGAGACGGTACGGCGTGGTTGCAAGCTTTTGCAACATCTCCTCAAGCAGATCCTTGCTGGCAGGCAAGTCACCCATCTCCTTCAACCGGGCGGAATTGGTGTCCGCCATTGCTTGTGCCGTCCCAATGAAATGAAGGCGAACCTCAGCTTCCGGCTTATTCGTCACCGCCGCAGGCACAACCATGGCGATACCGGGCTTTTTTGACTCGGTTACGGCTTTATCGCAACCGGATGCCAACCCAACACCAACCAGTGCAAATAAAATCAAATACAGTCGCATAGGAACGCATTTCTGTGCCAGAGAGCACCGGTTTTGGCAAACTCATTTAGAATTAAAGTTGCGTCAAACAGGATTTCCCTGTTTTTATGCGTCGTGCGCAAAGCATGGACATTCATATATTATTGGGCACCAGTCCTCATCTGGATGGTGACTATTTTCACTGCCTCGGGCGATAGGCAATCCTTCCAGCATTCGTCCCGGATTATTGCCCCGCTGCTTCACTGGCTGCTGCCCCATCTCTCTGAACATACAGTCTACAACGTGGTCCTCGTGTTTCGCAAATGCGCTCACCTTACCGAATATGCCATCCTCGCGTTCCTCGTCTGGCGCGCAACTAGAAAACTGGTTTGGCGTGACAAGCGTCCCTGGCAGTGGTCGGAGGCCGGCGTGGCCCTCTGGGTGGCTGCCCTTTATGCTTCCACGGATGAATTTCACCAGACTTTCGTTCCTTCACGTGAGGGTTGCCTGCGGGATGTGTTAATCGATAGTTCCGGGGCACTGATCGGCTTGCTGGCACTCTACGCTCTCGGGCGCTGGCTTAAATTCTGGTGACATGTTGAAACGACCACTAGTCCTGGTGGCGTTTTGGTACACGGCGGGAATTTTGCTGGCCCGCTGTTCCGCTCCCCTGCCCATTCTGTTCAGCCTGGCTTTTCTGCTGCTCATTCCGGCATTGACTTGCCCACGA is a genomic window containing:
- a CDS encoding tRNA-(ms[2]io[6]A)-hydroxylase; the protein is MLLFREKVSADWLPMVKANLPAILVDHAHLERKAATSALNLEKYRDLYDRVDELNAIAIEELQHFQLVLNLLKKRGIPFSQPYPSPWITGLMRAVRNGNRYQAIDHLVSFALIEGRSCEKFQFLAEGLRSIDVELADFYGGLVESEGNHYATYLLMAKAIDEEETDRRLDFYLDLDAKLIRQPNSIPMLH
- a CDS encoding cupin domain-containing protein → MFPYVALSKDKKWMPGPYSGVELMVLHKNEQTGGVTVLRKFAAGTTVPAHVHPQANETAFILSGEWEESGVVYSQGTCFFAPKGEQHGPHIALTEVISLTAFDGPLTVV
- a CDS encoding pyridoxine 5'-phosphate synthase; protein product: MLKLGVNIDHVATLREARYRGTGQGEPDPISAALISESAGAHGITAHLREDRRHIQDRDVWNLRKAIKTRLNLEMANAPEIVEIALKLKPEIVCLVPEKRQEVTTEGGLDVVGNLQSLTETRKRMTDAGIEVSLFIAAEPAQVQAASRVGAQFIELHTGAFAEHFNQKVERNLELARLITAAKQAHALGIQVNAGHGLNYENLPLLHTVPHLVELNIGHSVISRAITVGLETAVKQMLKLMEGYRP
- a CDS encoding VanZ family protein, which gives rise to MRKAWTFIYYWAPVLIWMVTIFTASGDRQSFQHSSRIIAPLLHWLLPHLSEHTVYNVVLVFRKCAHLTEYAILAFLVWRATRKLVWRDKRPWQWSEAGVALWVAALYASTDEFHQTFVPSREGCLRDVLIDSSGALIGLLALYALGRWLKFW